Sequence from the Cucurbita pepo subsp. pepo cultivar mu-cu-16 chromosome LG02, ASM280686v2, whole genome shotgun sequence genome:
GTTGGCCAGACAAGTAGAACAGGTAATTAAAACTGTCGATGAAAAGCAGTTGCCCATTGAAACAAAgacagagaagaaggaaggcgGCGATAATAGTGGCAGCGGCAGCGTTGAACAAGTAATCAAACTGGTGAAATGAACTATTGATATTGGATGTCATTATGTGAAGGCAAAGCAAGTAGAAAGAAACAATTGCATGGGAATCCAATTACATGGacttcaaagaaacaaaagatggTGGCACTTTCATCCTGTGAAGCGGAGTATATTGCGGCGACGTCAGCTGCTTGtcaaagaatatggttaggatgtTTACCGAAAGAATTGGTTTGAAGAATGTAAGAATGTGAAGATCGAAATACaagattaaggggatgatttcttagtttatttaattttgtattaactgtaattcatttgtatttactgtttgtatttcaaattatgtcagttaagggaagttattagcagttaagggaagttattagcggttaagggaagttattagTAGTTATTAATGTGTCGCTATTCTGTCTATATATGCACTGTGTAACAAGTTGAATAATATGAGTAAGttggttttgtttattttaaaattattgtctCTCTTAGTTGTATGAGTGTTTCTGACAGTTAGCACCCTTACCGTTCTTGTAAGAATTCTCAGATCTCAACGTTTCCGGTCgattttcttcacaaaatcaGCGACGGATCTTCCCTAGATGATGATATCAAACTTTAGTACTTTATTCACAAAGGAAGATCTCAGATATGAAGAGGAACATTCGAGATCTTACCTTGCGGATTCCTCTCAGATCTTGACGGAAAACGTAACTTCAACTACACAAGTCCTCCATTTCTTTAAGAAGAAGTTCCTGCGTGTAAGTCTTGGTCGAGAGTGAATTTCGATGATGGTTTTTCGATAAGAAGTTCAGCTGGTTACTTTTCTCCTCTCAAGTTTTTCTCTCAACTTTctgtctttctcttttctcttttgcaggtGCATTGTGGGAAATCCTTAAGTCTCCTATAATGGGTTGAGAAGCAAAATGCCCATTTTTCCCCTCTGACTTTGaccgtttttttctttttagcgCTACAGACCTTTAGACACTAAAATATGGCAGTTCACatgatttcctttttctaaaatagttTGTTTTCTAGCGATCCAGCAAATATTTTTACTCAGTTATGCGTTGGACAATTGGTAAGTGTCCTAAAGTGTATGTTATGCTGGTTATAAAATATGAACTATTGTTTTACGCTACCAACGTACTAGAACCTAGTTACAGGCCCCACTATCTCCTTTGGGTTTACCATGTTCTTTGTGTGAAACGTAGAAAATGTCATATTTATTCATAGTAAGAGAATCTCCTTTGGGTTTACACAATGCAAGAGGACGAGCAGCAGTATTAATTGCAGAATAACTTGTATGCAAAATTTGCAAACCTGCTTCATTGCCGACTTAAACTTGTTCACCTCCATGATAGCGTTCACACACAGTGAGACGATCCAAGTTCTGGTGATATGATCAGTGGTGCCTGTGTCGCTATACCAATTTGGATCAATCTTGTAAGAGGAAGTAGCCGCTAGTGCCACAGAACGAGTTTTATCTTGATAGGGACTCATCCATCCTATGCTAGCAGCGAAAGACAGTATGCCCCACTTTGTGGCAGATCTGGCAGGAAGGATGACCAGAAGAATCACGATGATCACCAGCAGGACGAGAGGGCACGCCACCTCAAGAACAGCCACGACCACCATCCCTACGCTCATGGTTCTTCTGCTGACCACCATGACCAACATAATTGGCCGAAGATCTAGGATTTAACTAAAGTCCAGCTTGGTGTTGTAGTTTTCGAGCTTCACACACCATTAGATATGcaaacacatcatcaagcGTGAGGGCTTCACTCTTAGTAGTCATCGAGGTGACGAAGGGATCATAGTCAGGGCCAAGACTAGCAGGAGATACGCAATCACGTCATCATCCCACAAGGCAGGACTGGCGGCGGCTAGCTCGGTGGCCAGCCCTTTGATATTGCGAAAATAATCTGCAGCAGACAGATCGCGTTTCTTGGACATGATGAGCTCAACACGGATCTAAACAGCGCGAGCACGAGTTGACAATGAAAACATCCGTTGTAGGGTATCCCACGCCTCCTTGGACATAGTAGCATCAACCACATCATGAAAAATCTCCTTAGACATGGAGGAGAAAAGGCCGCTAAGGATCTGTTTATCTTGATCATACCACCGATCATAGGCCAGTTAGAGACCAAGTCAGCACCAGTAGCAGTTGAGGAAGGGACTAGCTTGGCAGGTGCGACAATGATGCCATCGAGGTAGCCCATAAGCTTTGTACTCCGTATCTAGGGGAGGAGCtgggtgtcacaatcgcactcttgatggcagtgttcttgcgattgtgcggcactcactttccaacgacaagtgagctaagccaattcgttcttacgcTGCCtatggccaagcgacgtatgctcgagcctctggccttagtttaagaagaaggttttagaaaacgagggtagagagagattttgaaagagacgttaatGCAAGtaagagagtaacaacaacgactcacaatatataactattggtagggagaagttgacaactagtcatatcccctatagtacattctgaggcatttcatgtgtggcaggcctagacatgattttttcgaaacgtcatacttcctagaaatacaaaagtaaaacactagaacatgaaaagacataaagggtttggcttgtcatgggcatgcggccatgggcaacatgccttggacgagcatgaccgtgacatcctcccccacctaattTGTTGACGTCTCTATCAACCGACTACTTTCAAACCTAGCAATGTGGGTGGTGGCGGAGTCTAGATCTTCGACGCGTTTTCAGTTGGTTTCCTCCatagggagattcttccatttgacaaggaattcacgAATCTTCCGTACAGGTCTTActatcttcctaaccctgtCGACTATGATCTCCTCTATTTCTTTCGTGTCACTCTGTTTCATATTGATGCTCGGTCTAGTGATTACATTTCACTGATCGTCGTCTGGGTTAGGGTGATAGGGtttcaagttgctcacatgaattactGGGTGAATTTTCATCTATGTGGGTAGCGCAACTCTATAGGAAGTAACCCCGATCTTTTTAAGAACTTTAACTGAGCCTTCATATTTTTGAACTAGTCTCTGGTCCTTTTGGTTGCAGAATCTGATCTGTTCTGGTCTCAACTTGATGAGGATTTGGTCTCCTGCTCGAAATTGGAGGGGGCGACGCTTCTTGTCCGCCAACTTTttcatatgcttggaagcTTTCTCCAAATATGCCCGGGCTATATCTGTtgtctgcttccattctctggtgaagttttgagcttgaggattttttcctgcataaggatgatcaataatatggggCAAGGCTGGCtgtcgtccacttacaattttGAAGGGGCTCTTTCCCATAGACAAACTCGTTTGacaattgaaatagaattggCCGACATCTACCAGTTGTATCCAGTTCTTCTGGCGAGCGTCGAcgaagtgacgtaagtattcttcAAGCAAGTAGCTGAACCATTCCGTCTGTCCATCAGTTTAAGGATGATAGCTCGAGGATATGTTTAAAGTCGTTCCCAAGAAGGCGAATAACTCGGTCCAGAATGTGCCAATGAATCTACCATCCTTATCGCTGATGATGCTCGATGGAATGCCCCTTAACTTTACAATGTGGttgaaaaatagttgggcTGTTAGTTCAGCTGAGCATAATTTAGGGGTGGGAACGAACGTCGCGTATTCCGAGAATTGGTCTATGATAAACAAGATGACGTCATATTTCccgacttttgggaggtgtgttatgaagtccaTAGACACACTTTCCCAAGGTCTTGTTGGCAGGGGTAGAGGTTCCAGGAGTCCTgagactttggctttctcgacTTTGTCTTGTTGGCAGATGAGGCACATCTTGGTGTACTGCATGATGTCGTCCTGCATATTTGGCTAGAAGTACCCCTTTTTTATTAAGGCATATGTTTGTTGCCACCTAGGGTGTCCGGCCCAAAGTATTATGACATTTCTGAATGAGCTTTTAACTCAGTTTTCCTGTTCTTGGAACGTATAATCTGTTTCCCTTTGTCATTAGAAGGTCTCCCTCGACCCAACATTGTCGTGTCTTCCTAGCTTTGGCTAGTTCAACGACAGCTTTGGCCGATGGGTCTTTATGTaaatgttctttgatgatgtcGCGCATCGATCCATAGATCTTACTTGAgtgaatatgggctaacatgTACAGGGCTGCATGTTCGCCTTCCGACTCAACGCGTCGGCTACTTGGTTACTCTTTCCTGCCttgtgttcaaatttgaagtcgAATTCAGCCAATGACTCCTGCCACCGGGCTTGTTTGCCGTCAATTTAGGTTTATCGAAAATGTGATAAATGGCGCTATTATCCGTCTTCACTACGAATTGTGATCCCAAGAGGTACTGTCTCCAGACTCGTAGGCAATGGACCACAGCcaacatttctttttcggaGACAGTGTACCTCTTTTCAGCATCAttgagctttcgactttcATAAGCGATGGGTGGCCTTCTTGGATAAAGACACCGCCTAGGGCAAAGTCGGAAGCATctgtttctatttcaaatggttTAGTAACATCTATTGATTCGAGGACAGAACCCCTCATCATGGTTGCTTCCAGATCTTCAAATGCCATTTGACATTCATttgaccacgaccaagggtggtctttcttcagGAGTTCATTTAATGTGGCGGCTcgtcgtgaaaacccttcAACGAACCGCCTATAGTAGTTTGCCAATCCTAGGAAGGATCACACATCGAATATGGAAGTAGGAATTTTTCACTAttggatagcttttatcttatcGCTATCCATACCGATCTGGCCACAATTGATGACTTGTCCAAGGAAGTTGATACATGTTTGTGCGAAGGCAAATTTTTCGACTTGTCCAAGGAGGTTGATACATGTTTGTGCGAAGgcaaatttttctttcttgatgtATAACTGATTCTGTCGCAGCTTGTCAAACACTAGCTTCAGGTGTACAGACGCAACGTAAcgtctttctttttctgaaatagtACGAGGGCTTCGTAAGGTGCCTTTGTCGGGCGGATGAATCATGCCACCAACAACTCATttagttgtttcctcaattcggcTAGCTCAGGGGGAGCCATCCGGTATGCATTCTTCGCTGGGGGTTTAACCCCGGGAGGAGTTCAATTTCGTGATCAATGTCTCGACGGGGTGGTAATATTTGTGGTAAGCTCTCTGGCATTATGTCAGCATAACTGTCTAGTACATCCTTGGTTTCACTTGGAATGGTTTCCTTAGCTTGGAATGGTTTCCTTAGTGGTGATTTCTTCCATCAGAGGTATAGCCATAAATGTAGGTTCTTCTTCCATCAGAGGTATAGCCATAAATGTAGGTTCCTCTCGTGCgagttttcttttcaattatatgGCCGAAATCATTCTAAGATTACCtggttgcttgatgcttgcaggtattactGTGGGCTTGTGGTCGatgatcaccaagcatttcgccagtggcattgggataactttgtgttctaggaggaaGTCCATCCCAAGTACTACGTCGAAATCGTCCATGCGAACCACGACAAGGTCCATCTCTCCTGTCCCACTAGGCACTAGGCACAACTAAAACTAGGCAAGGTTAGTTATGCCTAGTGGGGGAGCAAGGTTAGTTATTTTCTCCACTCCCAAATGTGAAAAGAGACCCCGCTTACAAAATGTATACATTTAATCATGTAAATTTTGATGACCtatgatttaatttaagacggatattaatgttttattcatttatttattttgaaaattttataaattaatccattaaattatatttaagaaGTATggaacttaaaaaaacaaactattTCGTAGTCATATACTTCACCAAACGAAATGAATGATCGATGATAAGTATTGATATTacaacaaattttgttttattttaacaaaatttggtaatatAAATAGATACACAAAAGAATAGTATGAATCTCCACCGTCCATGATCATGCCTTCAATCCACTACACTTAGCAACACCAAACCCAATTCTCTTATTGCTCAGATCGTACTCCACCCACATATTCTGCTGATGAACGTTCCCGATTATATTACTCTCAGTCACAAGTCTATCTGACCGTCCGATCCCCACGCACTTCACCCCTTTCTCCACTTCCGTCAATAACCCTTCCCCTTTCCCGACCAATATCTCCACCCCATTCTCAAACTGGAACCACATGTCGCCGATCCTCCGACCCACCGTCGCCGCCACTGCGCCGTCAAAACACATGTCGGCGACGGCGGCGTATTCATATCCTTTCTTCATCATGGGCCCCACTAATCTGACCATCTCTTCTCTGACCTTGCTGTAGGCCTCATCTACCAAATACGTCAAATCGGAGCCGGAGTCGATCATGGTCTGACCGGCCCCAGATGGGTCCGGTTTGAAAACGGCGGGCGAGATGTTAAGTTTGTTGTTGCCTATTATTATCCCCTTCATCGGGAGGGTGTAGGCCAACTTGTCAAGATTCGGGGAGCGTCGACTTTTGGGGAAAGTCAACATGTTGACGTATTTGAATTTAGCGGAGTTGGGGTTGTCTCCAAGGTAGAACAAGCCGGTTAGATCCGACCCGGTTCGATCCGGAACGCAATAGGAAAACTTGGATATTTTGGCCTGGGAGATGAAGGAGAGGCGTCCAATATTCATTCCCAACATACCCCTGTTTTGGGTGGAGGCCAAAGCGCAGCCCAGAAGGATGGAGCGGGTAGTTAAGGAATTGGAGAAGGTGAATTTTTCAGTGACGAGATTACCCTCGGCCAGGGTCCCATCCGCGTAGAAGTAGGAGTAGTGGCAGTGGCGAGTTGGGTCACAAGAAGTAGGAAGGGTAAAATCGGGAATTCGGGGTCTGCACAGAGTGGTGTTACagggaaggaaagagaaagaggaggagaGATAAGGGTCAAACACATTAATCATGGACTTCACTGATTTTCTCCTTACTTTGCCGTGGCATTGAATCCAGGACAGTTGGCTGCCGGTGTCTACGACCATGTCCATCTGCTGCGGCGGCGATCCAATGGGAACAGACACCACAAGGGCGTTGGAGTACTGGAAGGGGAACTTCCCATGGGATTTGGTTTTGGAGGAGAGGGAAAGGGAGGCTTCTTGGGAGGAGACAGAATGGGAGGTCAGAGggaaggagagggagagggagttTGATGGGGAGAATAAGAGACCGAATAGGGAGAGCagtaggagagagagaggcatgATTATGGGTTTGTGACGGTTTTGATGACGTTGGATATGACCCACCGTCTAAATACaccgaaacaaataaataaaaaaacaactaaaaaagaaatctttttctattttctttgttgttgtctCGATATATTTTGTTAGTGGGTCATATCCAAGGCGTTTTTGGATGGAGCTGTTCTTGGGATTATATAGAGAGTAAAaatagaagagagagagcacaTAATTAAATGTAGGGTGGAGAATTCAAAAATCCTATTTCAAGGAAGTATTATCAactaattttagttttagttttagttttagtttgaaCAAATGTCTGGTAGCCCAGaataaaatgatttgtttttagtttgaCTATATATGtgatagaatttaaatatgtaattttttagttcaaaactATGGTattaaatgaattgaattaaGTTCATAGTGATAAACGAGTGAAATCTTTGTTTAACAATAATATGTAGTAGATTTAACCTCGATAAGTAGGATCAACCCTTAATGAGGTTGGGAGTCAGTTTCGAAACAAAACCTCCGTGAGCAGGAACAAACGAATAGCAACTTGGAAAATTTAGTGACTGTTTGGGTCAACCAAATAAGTGGTTTTACTATTGGATTGGTGAGATGAATTGTACAAAGTATGAACGACTTGTGCTCTATGCCCCTTACACGTGTCGTACTTGCGACTGTTTGATGTGTATGGTGTTATGTTATAACtaaatttatgttatgttactTGGGATCCCATGAGACATATAtatgatgttatgttatgttactTGGGATCCCAGGAGACATATAtatgatgttatgttatgtatcTTGTGATTACTTTCATGTGTGTCGGGATNTCTATGATGCATGATGTCTCTATATATACGTTATGCCATGCCCACTATATTATCTTCAGGTTTATGATGCCTCTAACAAATTTGCACGAAATAGTGGGCTAAGGTTGGTCTGGGTTATCTCGTGATTGCCCGAAAATGTTCCATGATTACTAATTTCTCAACATCCCATGATTTTAACCAAGTCGAGCTTATTGACTTACTAACTTCTCAATGCATGATTCCCACATCCATGATTTTAATCAAGTCGAGTTTATTGACTCACATTTTTCACGTCAAAACACACAATGATGGCAAGGACTACTTTTCGAGATGCCAACAAAAAACATTAGCAAAACAAATATTTGGCGACCTATTAggttatttattgaatatgaTCTTCTGGCATGTCAACTAACATATtattcaatattatattaataaccttcctttttttttttgcgtaaaataaatattattagttgAAGCAGAGGAGAACTAGACTGTGTATTGTCCAGAAAAGTGTGCATAATAACTAAGCCAAGTTTGTGATTGggtttggagagaaaaaagcGTAACCTATTCGctctatttttgtttgtttttcttttaatagcattttacttaaaattgTGAGTGTATAAATATGTAAACCCTCCCTATGAATTATTTGAGCAAAACAgacagacaaaaaaaaaaaatggcatcTTCTAGTTTTCTTGCCGCCTCTTCCATTGTCCTTTTAGTTCTGTTCTTCAATGGGATGGTGCCCATGCATGTAGCTTCCCAAGACGACATCATTTCCACCATTTGCAAGAAAACTAGAAACCCATCTTTTTGCTTTAACGTGTTGAATTCTGCTGGCACCACAGACCTAAAAGGGCTAGCCATCTTCACCCTCGACCTTGCCAACGACAAGGCTGCTCAAAGTCGTGTCCTCGCCCAGTCCTTGGAGTCCAAGGCAGTCGATCCCAAGCTTAAAGAGCGCTATGCCACTTGTGCTAAACACTTCAACAATGTCGTCGACGACATCGTGGATGGGAAGAACTACTTGGTGAAAGGTGACTATAATGGCGTCAACAGTATGGCGTCTATAGCCATGACGGAGGCCGGCGACTGTCTGGACAGCTTCATGCAGCTGCCGAAGGAATCATCGGCGCTGTCTGGCAATGGGAAGGTTGTGGAAGATATTTGTAGTATCATCTTGGCTATAGCCAATCTTCTTCTTGGGCGTGCCTAactccttcttcttcaacctttcttcattttatacTACAAACCTCTGTACTTGAAATGCCATGAATCAATAATATGTCTGTTTTGAATCCTATAAATTTGGACAGCGACTCTTTCACATTTTAAACCTAAATCTAATATGATTCGATAACATGATTAATCTAGGGTCACTCGATAACTCTT
This genomic interval carries:
- the LOC111789072 gene encoding aspartic proteinase PCS1-like encodes the protein MPLSLLLLSLFGLLFSPSNSLSLSFPLTSHSVSSQEASLSLSSKTKSHGKFPFQYSNALVVSVPIGSPPQQMDMVVDTGSQLSWIQCHGKVRRKSVKSMINVFDPYLSSSFSFLPCNTTLCRPRIPDFTLPTSCDPTRHCHYSYFYADGTLAEGNLVTEKFTFSNSLTTRSILLGCALASTQNRGMLGMNIGRLSFISQAKISKFSYCVPDRTGSDLTGLFYLGDNPNSAKFKYVNMLTFPKSRRSPNLDKLAYTLPMKGIIIGNNKLNISPAVFKPDPSGAGQTMIDSGSDLTYLVDEAYSKVREEMVRLVGPMMKKGYEYAAVADMCFDGAVAATVGRRIGDMWFQFENGVEILVGKGEGLLTEVEKGVKCVGIGRSDRLVTESNIIGNVHQQNMWVEYDLSNKRIGFGVAKCSGLKA
- the LOC111787823 gene encoding pectinesterase inhibitor-like — protein: MASSSFLAASSIVLLVLFFNGMVPMHVASQDDIISTICKKTRNPSFCFNVLNSAGTTDLKGLAIFTLDLANDKAAQSRVLAQSLESKAVDPKLKERYATCAKHFNNVVDDIVDGKNYLVKGDYNGVNSMASIAMTEAGDCLDSFMQLPKESSALSGNGKVVEDICSIILAIANLLLGRA